The following are encoded together in the Cynocephalus volans isolate mCynVol1 chromosome 4, mCynVol1.pri, whole genome shotgun sequence genome:
- the IZUMO1R gene encoding sperm-egg fusion protein Juno — protein MAWWWQLLLRLWTVMPTWAGDELLNVCMKAKHHKREPSPEDKLFVECSPWKDNACCTFHTSWEAHLDVSLLYNFSLVHCGVPTPSCQQHFIQAVCFHQCSPNLGPWIQPLSPSGQGERVLNVPLCREDCERWWTDCHSSYTCKSNWFDSWNWSQGKSRCPEEAPCLPFPHYFPTPADLCEKIWNKSFKASPERRRSGRCLQKWFEPARGNPNTAVARLFASPAPAWELSCPLLVFSLFLPFLF, from the exons ATGGCATGGTGGTGGCAGCTCCTGCTAAGGTTGTGGACAGTCATGCCAACCTGGGCTGGGGACGAGCTGCTCAATGTCTGCATGAAGGCCAAACACCACAAGAGAGAGCCCAGCCCAGAAGACAAGCTCTTCGTGGAG TGCAGCCCCTGGAAGGACAATGCCTGCTGCACATTCCACACAAGCTGGGAAGCCCACCTGGATGTGTCCCTGCTCTACAACTTCAGTTTGGTTCACTGTGGAGTACCCACCCCAAGCTGTCAGCAGCACTTCATCCAGGCCGTCTGCTTCCACCAGTGCTCCCCAAACCTGGGGCCTTGGATCCAGCCA CTGAGCCCGAGTGGGCAGGGAGAGCGAGTTTTGAATGTGCCACTTTGTCGGGAGGACTGCGAGCGGTGGTGGACAGACTGCCACTCGTCTTACACCTGCAAATCCAACTGGTTTGACAGCTGGAACTGGAGTCAGG GGAAAAGCCGCTGCCCCGAAGAGGCCCCCTGCCTCCCTTTCCCCCATTACTTCCCCACCCCGGCAGACCTGTGTGAGAAGATTTGGAACAAATCCTTCAAGGCGAGCCCTGAGCGCCGGAGGAGTGGGCGGTGTCTCCAGAAGTGGTTCGAGCCTGCTCGGGGCAACCCCAACACCGCTGTGGCCCGCCTCTTCgccagccctgccccagcctgggaactctcctgccctctcctggTCTTCTCTCTGTTCCTGCCATTCCTTTTCTGA